A genome region from Methanococcoides burtonii DSM 6242 includes the following:
- a CDS encoding DUF1638 domain-containing protein, with protein sequence MPVMSLIGCRMFEDEIVHLVENEPLIDELIVVENKDCSRLMEKLDDVGISYKLVPETSLNSAYKGNCQDKYCFIINILEFALHAIPQNLKSEVYKAVEDMADFSDGILLFYGLCGNVLGKVEEELGDLDCRICILKEENGEIVDDCIGAVLGGRDAYLEQLKSFKGVGTFFLTPMWAANWGDMLVAGGFGKDPTDVKTSKWVFDSIGYKKVAKLNTGLHYEKEFDNIVKEFANIFEFDILNIEGTLDLVERCYRDFRDEILEGHHEKLD encoded by the coding sequence ATGCCTGTAATGAGTCTTATTGGATGCCGGATGTTCGAGGATGAGATAGTTCATCTGGTGGAGAACGAACCGCTTATAGATGAGCTTATTGTGGTGGAGAACAAGGATTGTTCACGTCTAATGGAAAAGCTTGATGATGTTGGGATCTCCTACAAACTTGTTCCTGAAACATCCCTGAACTCCGCTTACAAGGGCAATTGTCAGGATAAATACTGTTTTATCATCAATATCCTTGAGTTTGCTTTGCATGCTATACCTCAAAACCTTAAATCTGAGGTATATAAGGCAGTTGAGGACATGGCCGACTTTTCGGATGGTATCTTGTTGTTCTACGGGCTTTGTGGAAATGTTCTTGGCAAGGTCGAAGAAGAGCTTGGTGATCTGGATTGCAGGATCTGTATCCTTAAGGAAGAGAATGGCGAGATCGTTGATGATTGTATTGGAGCTGTACTTGGTGGCAGGGATGCATATCTTGAACAACTTAAGAGTTTCAAGGGTGTAGGTACATTTTTCCTTACTCCTATGTGGGCAGCCAATTGGGGAGATATGCTCGTTGCCGGAGGTTTTGGTAAAGACCCTACTGATGTTAAAACCTCAAAGTGGGTTTTCGATTCCATTGGCTACAAAAAAGTTGCGAAATTGAATACCGGTCTGCATTACGAAAAGGAGTTCGATAATATCGTTAAGGAATTTGCCAATATCTTTGAGTTCGATATTCTGAACATCGAGGGTACCCTTGACCTTGTGGAGAGATGTTATCGTGATTTCAGGGATGAAATTCTTGAAGGCCATCATGAAAAGCTCGATTGA
- a CDS encoding adenylyltransferase/cytidyltransferase family protein has protein sequence MTRVLATGTFDLLHPGHVFFLRQARSFGDELYVLVARDSMIKHKAQPIVPEGQRLKMISAFGVVDKALLGSESDIFEPLKEINPDIIVLGHDQFFDTGELEKNLGERGFKAKVVRIDDAMKCELCSSGRIIKRVLERYGQNEE, from the coding sequence TTGACACGAGTACTTGCTACGGGAACCTTTGATCTTCTACATCCGGGACATGTTTTTTTCTTGAGACAGGCACGCAGTTTTGGAGATGAGCTTTATGTCCTTGTTGCAAGGGATTCGATGATAAAGCACAAGGCACAACCTATTGTTCCTGAAGGGCAACGACTTAAGATGATAAGTGCTTTCGGGGTTGTGGACAAGGCACTTCTTGGAAGCGAGAGTGATATCTTTGAGCCTTTAAAAGAGATCAATCCTGATATCATCGTTCTGGGACATGACCAGTTCTTCGATACCGGTGAGCTTGAGAAAAATTTGGGTGAGAGGGGCTTTAAAGCAAAGGTAGTACGCATCGATGATGCGATGAAATGTGAACTTTGCAGTAGTGGAAGAATTATTAAAAGGGTACTTGAAAGGTATGGGCAGAATGAGGAATGA
- a CDS encoding sodium:solute symporter family protein: MAVNTSTLGIFVLVYLLAVFYCGWLAYKRTKDVEDYMLAGRKVNPYILALSYGAAFISTAAIIGFGGVTGTLGLGTLWLVFMNIFVGIFIAFVVFGARTRRIGLNLGAVTFPELIGRRFQSRFIQGYSGALIALFMPLYAGIVLIGGARFMETALSIDYNIAVLILIVIVAAYVITGGLLAVMYTDALQGTLMFVGMSILLVLTYTKLGGVVEAHQALTNLAPLVPESLAAGGHQGWTAMPVFGSPIWWTMVSTIILGVGIGVLAQPQLAVRFMTVDSKKSLNRAVFAGGPFILMMAGVAYIVGGLSNVHFFNTVGMISIDVAKGNLDLIMPEYINSAMPELFVIFFMITLLAAAMSTLSSQFHTMGTAIGHDFYREFLMKGNAGNTVTVTKFGIIVTIIFSVILAYILPISIIARATAIFFGLCAAAFLPMYIGALFWKRMTKEGAIASLVVGTFSSLFWLAFVHIKEAAPLGICKALFGTDTLLTGTWTVVDPILIAFPLATIAAVSVSLMTKQPSKEHLNTCYGKKF, translated from the coding sequence GTGGCAGTAAATACTTCAACACTTGGTATCTTCGTTCTTGTATATCTTCTCGCAGTATTTTACTGTGGCTGGTTGGCTTACAAAAGGACGAAGGATGTAGAAGACTACATGCTTGCCGGAAGGAAGGTAAATCCTTATATTCTTGCTCTTTCCTATGGTGCTGCTTTCATCAGTACAGCGGCTATAATCGGGTTTGGAGGAGTGACGGGAACACTTGGTCTTGGAACTCTCTGGCTTGTGTTCATGAATATCTTTGTGGGTATCTTTATAGCGTTCGTGGTATTTGGTGCAAGGACCAGAAGGATAGGTTTGAACCTTGGTGCTGTAACTTTCCCTGAACTTATCGGAAGGCGTTTCCAGTCTCGTTTCATTCAAGGCTATTCTGGTGCTCTCATTGCTCTTTTTATGCCTCTTTATGCCGGTATAGTCCTTATTGGCGGTGCAAGGTTCATGGAAACCGCACTTTCAATAGATTACAATATTGCAGTACTTATTCTGATAGTCATCGTAGCAGCTTATGTTATTACGGGTGGTCTGCTTGCTGTTATGTACACAGATGCACTTCAGGGAACTTTGATGTTCGTTGGGATGTCAATTCTTCTGGTATTGACCTATACTAAGCTCGGTGGTGTGGTAGAAGCTCATCAGGCACTTACGAACCTTGCTCCACTGGTTCCTGAATCTCTTGCAGCAGGTGGTCATCAGGGCTGGACTGCAATGCCCGTATTTGGTTCTCCGATCTGGTGGACAATGGTCTCAACCATTATTCTTGGTGTTGGCATTGGTGTATTGGCACAGCCACAACTTGCTGTCAGGTTCATGACAGTCGATAGTAAGAAATCCCTGAATAGAGCAGTTTTCGCAGGCGGTCCGTTCATTCTTATGATGGCGGGCGTAGCATACATTGTAGGTGGCCTTTCAAACGTCCATTTTTTCAATACGGTGGGAATGATCTCCATTGATGTTGCAAAAGGAAATCTCGATCTTATCATGCCTGAATACATTAACAGTGCAATGCCTGAATTGTTCGTTATCTTTTTCATGATAACTTTGCTTGCAGCGGCGATGTCCACATTAAGTTCACAGTTCCACACAATGGGAACAGCTATCGGCCATGATTTTTACCGTGAGTTCCTTATGAAAGGAAATGCGGGCAATACAGTTACGGTTACCAAATTTGGTATAATTGTGACCATTATATTCAGTGTAATACTCGCATACATTCTACCGATCAGCATAATTGCAAGGGCAACTGCTATCTTCTTCGGACTTTGTGCAGCAGCTTTCCTTCCGATGTATATTGGTGCATTGTTCTGGAAGAGGATGACAAAGGAAGGCGCTATTGCAAGTCTTGTTGTGGGTACTTTTAGTAGCCTGTTCTGGCTGGCATTCGTGCATATAAAAGAAGCAGCACCTCTTGGCATCTGCAAGGCTCTTTTTGGAACCGATACTTTACTTACAGGTACCTGGACAGTCGTTGACCCAATTCTGATTGCTTTTCCTCTTGCAACGATAGCTGCAGTGAGTGTGAGTCTTATGACAAAACAGCCATCAAAGGAACACCTCAATACGTGTTATGGTAAGAAGTTCTGA
- the pdxS gene encoding pyridoxal 5'-phosphate synthase lyase subunit PdxS, whose translation MELEKLRHGTELIKRGFAKMQKGGVIMDVTTPEEAKIAEEAGAVAVMALHAVPSDIRKEGGVARMADPQVTADIIASVTIPVMAKARIGHFVEAEILQALGSDMIDESEVLTPADEEFHIDKTQFTVPFVCGARNLGEALRRINEGAAMIRTKGEAGTGDVREAVRHMKQILGEIRTLKGMTKEELIMAARDIEAPIELVMETAEMQRLPVVNFAAGGIATPADAALMMRLGADGVFVGSGIFKAEKPEVMAKAIVEAVNNYNNPEVLAEVSKGIGAGMKGISVDSIPEDQVLQTRGW comes from the coding sequence ATGGAACTTGAAAAATTAAGACACGGTACAGAACTTATCAAACGCGGCTTTGCAAAGATGCAGAAAGGCGGCGTTATCATGGACGTTACGACCCCTGAGGAAGCAAAGATCGCTGAAGAGGCAGGAGCTGTTGCAGTTATGGCACTCCACGCAGTCCCTTCAGACATAAGAAAGGAAGGCGGCGTTGCAAGGATGGCAGACCCACAGGTAACTGCTGACATCATTGCATCTGTAACAATTCCGGTAATGGCAAAAGCAAGGATCGGACATTTCGTTGAAGCTGAGATTCTTCAGGCACTTGGCTCCGACATGATCGATGAGTCTGAAGTACTTACACCTGCAGATGAGGAGTTCCACATCGATAAGACACAGTTCACCGTTCCTTTCGTATGTGGTGCACGTAACCTCGGTGAAGCACTGAGAAGGATCAACGAGGGTGCAGCTATGATACGCACAAAGGGCGAAGCTGGTACCGGAGATGTAAGAGAGGCTGTACGCCACATGAAGCAGATACTGGGCGAGATCAGGACACTTAAGGGAATGACAAAGGAAGAGCTTATCATGGCTGCAAGGGACATCGAAGCACCTATTGAGCTTGTTATGGAAACTGCAGAGATGCAGCGTCTTCCTGTTGTGAACTTCGCAGCTGGCGGAATTGCAACTCCTGCAGATGCAGCTCTTATGATGAGACTTGGCGCTGACGGTGTTTTTGTCGGTTCAGGTATCTTCAAGGCAGAGAAGCCGGAAGTAATGGCAAAAGCTATTGTTGAGGCTGTTAACAACTACAACAATCCTGAAGTACTTGCTGAGGTATCAAAAGGTATCGGTGCAGGTATGAAAGGTATCAGTGTAGATTCAATCCCAGAGGATCAGGTTCTCCAGACTCGTGGCTGGTAA
- the pdxT gene encoding pyridoxal 5'-phosphate synthase glutaminase subunit PdxT, with product MRIGVIAIQGDVSEHVESLERALAERGATAEIVNIKHKGIVPTCDGLVFPGGESTTLGRLILREGIDAEIKDAKEQGIPIMGTCAGLILTAKAGDSQVEKTHQHLLGLMDIKVNRNAFGRQFQSFEVGLEISFLDSPYNAVFIRAPAITEAGEGVKVLASIDGKIVAAEQDNVLAFAFHPELTDDMRVHQYFLDKLFN from the coding sequence ATGCGTATTGGCGTTATCGCTATTCAGGGCGATGTTTCTGAACATGTTGAATCTCTTGAGCGTGCTCTTGCAGAACGCGGAGCAACTGCTGAAATAGTTAATATCAAGCACAAGGGCATCGTTCCCACCTGTGACGGACTTGTGTTTCCTGGCGGAGAAAGTACAACACTTGGTCGCCTCATCTTAAGGGAAGGTATTGACGCAGAGATTAAGGATGCAAAAGAACAAGGCATTCCCATTATGGGAACCTGTGCAGGTCTCATCCTGACCGCAAAAGCAGGCGATTCACAGGTAGAGAAGACACACCAGCATCTGTTAGGACTTATGGATATAAAGGTCAACAGAAATGCCTTTGGAAGACAGTTCCAATCGTTCGAGGTCGGGCTTGAAATATCATTCCTCGATTCCCCATACAATGCCGTCTTTATCAGAGCTCCTGCAATTACCGAAGCAGGAGAGGGTGTAAAGGTCCTTGCCTCCATCGATGGCAAGATCGTTGCTGCAGAGCAGGATAATGTGCTGGCATTTGCATTCCATCCTGAGCTGACCGATGATATGAGGGTTCACCAGTATTTCCTTGACAAGTTATTCAATTGA
- a CDS encoding mechanosensitive ion channel family protein, with protein MVESPILGSLFGMVDQFIAFIPILVAVIMLMIVGMFVGKILGKIGAKVLDKIGLDDLIDKTFLGGMIERTGSTTVAMFGSIIKWFVYIIFAVIIIDILKIQIVANFLAQIILFLPLVISAAVILIIGLLIVDFLTGFIKTILIASGIDEKIQNSGIGKGLEAANLKISGIIAGIVKAFGYLIFILAASNILGLDVVSKFLTDILNYIPSLFAGVLILIVGLLVLDLLTDYLKGIMEGMEVEGSNVWIPLLKGFLALILVLLALDTMLIDTSIFYLLMGPLAWGFAVVVAFKWGIKEALVAYAKEKK; from the coding sequence ATGGTAGAATCACCGATACTGGGAAGTTTATTTGGAATGGTGGATCAGTTCATTGCATTTATTCCGATACTTGTAGCTGTCATCATGTTGATGATAGTAGGAATGTTTGTCGGAAAAATCCTTGGAAAGATCGGAGCAAAGGTCCTTGATAAGATAGGTCTGGATGACCTCATCGATAAAACATTCTTAGGCGGCATGATCGAAAGAACTGGATCTACCACCGTTGCAATGTTTGGTAGCATAATCAAATGGTTCGTCTATATCATATTTGCTGTGATCATTATAGACATACTGAAGATACAGATTGTGGCAAATTTCCTCGCACAGATCATATTATTCCTGCCTCTTGTAATATCTGCAGCGGTAATTCTTATAATTGGGTTGCTTATCGTTGATTTCTTGACAGGGTTCATAAAGACGATCTTGATTGCATCTGGTATTGATGAAAAGATACAAAACAGTGGAATCGGAAAAGGACTTGAAGCGGCAAACTTGAAAATTTCGGGAATTATTGCAGGTATCGTAAAAGCTTTTGGATACTTGATCTTTATTCTGGCAGCTTCTAATATACTGGGATTGGATGTCGTATCTAAGTTCTTAACAGACATACTCAATTACATACCCAGTTTATTTGCAGGTGTTCTCATACTGATAGTTGGGTTATTGGTACTTGATCTCCTTACAGATTACCTAAAAGGTATCATGGAAGGAATGGAAGTAGAGGGAAGTAATGTTTGGATTCCATTACTCAAAGGGTTCCTTGCACTCATACTGGTATTGCTTGCACTTGATACAATGCTCATCGATACGAGTATCTTCTATCTGCTTATGGGACCACTTGCATGGGGATTCGCTGTTGTCGTGGCTTTCAAGTGGGGTATCAAAGAAGCACTTGTGGCATATGCCAAAGAGAAGAAATAA
- a CDS encoding symporter small accessory protein, translating into MLGIDDPQIWLAYILCIVSALGCMVYGLLKWNEEESEEW; encoded by the coding sequence ATGTTAGGAATTGATGATCCTCAAATCTGGTTGGCATATATATTGTGCATTGTTAGTGCATTGGGATGTATGGTCTATGGTCTTTTGAAGTGGAATGAAGAGGAAAGCGAGGAGTGGTAA